A stretch of the Gossypium hirsutum isolate 1008001.06 chromosome D07, Gossypium_hirsutum_v2.1, whole genome shotgun sequence genome encodes the following:
- the LOC107954114 gene encoding NDR1/HIN1-like protein 2: MQDSSRPVTGYPVHNVNGCGPPPPATSTTAYPYVNPSPYPYYPAPPPQNPRPTFFRRLFVAFALLLIIFGTILLIFWLVLRPHLPDFSIQSISLSNFNASNQRVNGTWNAQFQVSNPNKKLSIYYGDIVSSVFHKDDFLTETKIGQFVQGTREVNSVEASYSVVDSFVEGKVVDAMNGERSRGELKFNIKVVADVAFRYGGWRGRRRILRVWCDDVALTGSSGKMTGGSKKCSVD, encoded by the coding sequence ATGCAGGACTCTTCCAGACCGGTAACTGGTTACCCGGTTCATAACGTTAACGGCTGCGGTCCGCCACCCCCCGCCACCTCCACTACCGCCTACCCTTACGTTAACCCCAGCCCATACCCTTACTACCCAGCGCCCCCACCTCAAAATCCTCGCCCCACCTTCTTCCGCCGCCTCTTCGTCGCCTTCGCCTTACTCTTAATCATCTTCGGCACCATCCTTCTCATCTTCTGGCTCGTCCTCCGCCCTCACCTCCCCGATTTCTCCATCCAATCCATCTCCCTTTCCAACTTCAACGCTTCCAACCAGCGCGTGAACGGCACGTGGAATGCCCAGTTCCAGGTCTCCAACCCCAACAAGAAGCTCTCCATCTACTACGGAGACATCGTTTCGTCGGTTTTCCACAAGGACGACTTCTTGACTGAGACAAAGATCGGGCAGTTCGTGCAGGGCACGCGCGAGGTGAACTCGGTGGAGGCAAGTTATTCGGTGGTGGATTCTTTCGTGGAAGGAAAGGTTGTCGACGCGATGAATGGGGAGAGGAGCCGTGGCGAGCTCAAGTTCAATATAAAGGTGGTCGCCGACGTTGCGTTTCGATACGGGGGGTGGAGAGGACGGCGTAGGATACTTAGGGTTTGGTGTGACGACGTGGCGCTTACTGGTTCCTCCGGAAAGATGACCGGCGGTTCCAAAAAATGCAGTGTTGATTGA
- the LOC107956640 gene encoding NDR1/HIN1-like protein 1: MTEEYCPHHQDGNQLVKRIAIAIVGLLIVCAIVVLLVWAILHPSKPRFLLQDVTIYAFNLSTAPHLLTSNLQITLAARNPNSRIGISYRKLDIFASYRNQQITLPTLLPTTYQGHRDFTIWSPFLYGNDVPVAPFLQAGLSADMNGGLVMLDIKVFGHVKWKVGSWISRRYQINVHCPAYISFSDRIKGFQVGSAMKYQLLQTCRVDISL, encoded by the coding sequence ATGACAGAAGAATACTGCCCCCACCACCAGGACGGGAACCAACTAGTGAAGCGCATAGCGATAGCCATTGTCGGGTTATTGATAGTTTGCGCCATAGTAGTCCTCCTGGTATGGGCAATTCTCCACCCTTCCAAGCCCAGATTCCTCCTCCAAGACGTCACCATCTACGCTTTCAACCTTAGTACTGCCCCTCACTTGCTCACTTCCAACCTCCAAATCACTTTAGCTGCAAGGAACCCAAATAGCAGGATCGGCATTTCCTACCGCAAACTCGATATCTTCGCATCCTATCGTAACCAGCAGATAACTTTACCCACACTCCTACCCACAACCTACCAGGGCCATCGAGACTTCACCATTTGGTCCCCATTCTTGTACGGTAATGATGTGCCGGTGGCTCCATTTCTTCAGGCTGGGTTGAGCGCTGACATGAATGGTGGGTTGGTGATGCTCGACATCAAGGTTTTCGGCCATGTAAAATGGAAAGTTGGGTCCTGGATTTCGCGTCGCTATCAAATTAACGTCCACTGTCCTGCTTATATTTCGTTTAGTGATCGAATAAAGGGCTTCCAAGTTGGTTCTGCTATGAAGTATCAACTTCTCCAAACTTGCAGAGTTGATATTTCTCTTTAA